The following are from one region of the Ruficoccus sp. ZRK36 genome:
- a CDS encoding DNA glycosylase codes for MTWTPWRSLAPHTPLSPTVLRELLDGGQAFCWYETDSVWEGTWGEHIARLRLSDNGQLEWSAPTTCPDASDALRHYLALDPEWEKTIDALPWRSDAVLASAMGNWPGLRILRQPFAETLLTFLCSSTKQIVQIKQGCAQMAATLGKSLPGGRHRLPDWEALHAADEDDLRACRLGYRARFIKQTAAFLAEHPGWLEETEALPYAEARARLITLPGVGAKIADCVLLFGAGRLESFPVDTWILKVMAQRYRLDGWKPEQVATFGRTHFGPLAGVAQQFLFADARAVRRIAPAGTDTSA; via the coding sequence ATGACCTGGACGCCGTGGCGCTCTCTAGCGCCGCACACACCGTTATCACCCACCGTCTTACGCGAGCTGCTGGACGGCGGGCAGGCTTTTTGCTGGTATGAAACGGACTCCGTCTGGGAAGGCACCTGGGGCGAGCATATCGCCCGCCTGCGCCTGAGCGACAACGGCCAGTTGGAGTGGTCGGCCCCCACCACATGCCCGGATGCGAGCGATGCCCTACGGCACTATCTGGCGCTCGACCCCGAGTGGGAAAAGACGATCGACGCCCTGCCCTGGCGCAGCGATGCCGTGCTGGCCAGCGCCATGGGAAACTGGCCCGGCCTGCGCATCCTGCGCCAGCCTTTCGCCGAGACCCTCCTGACCTTTCTATGCTCATCGACCAAGCAGATCGTCCAGATCAAGCAAGGTTGTGCGCAAATGGCCGCCACACTCGGCAAATCTCTGCCCGGCGGACGCCATCGCCTCCCGGATTGGGAGGCCCTCCATGCGGCCGATGAGGATGACCTGCGTGCCTGCCGCCTGGGCTACCGCGCACGTTTCATCAAGCAGACCGCTGCCTTTCTGGCCGAGCACCCCGGCTGGCTGGAGGAGACAGAAGCGCTCCCCTACGCCGAAGCCCGCGCACGCCTAATCACGCTCCCCGGCGTCGGCGCAAAAATCGCCGACTGCGTCCTGCTCTTTGGGGCGGGACGCTTAGAAAGCTTTCCGGTGGATACGTGGATTCTCAAAGTCATGGCCCAGCGTTACCGGCTCGATGGCTGGAAGCCCGAGCAGGTCGCCACTTTCGGGCGCACGCACTTCGGCCCCCTTGCCGGTGTCGCCCAGCAGTTTCTCTTCGCCGACGCCCGAGCGGTGCGGCGGATTGCACCCGCAGGCACTGATACCTCCGCTTGA
- a CDS encoding PatB family C-S lyase — protein MFDFDQVIDRTNTGSLKWGKYAGQDVLPLWVADMDFASPPPVLEALRARVDHEIFGYTLAPTSTQDAVLAYLKRVHGYEAKREWLVWLPGLVPALNVVARAFGETGDASVLTCTPVYPPFLSAPGWQGKALITSPLKLEDDRWTIDFDDLEAKVTPNTRIFILCNPHNPVGRVYARAELEQVVAFCEKHDLVLCSDEIHCDLLFDGNKHTVTATLSPEAEKRTITLMAPSKTYNLPGLCCSFAVIADPRVRVQFQQAARGMITEVNCLGYAGCEAAYNEGEPWRQTLIEYLTTNRDFLYSFVSERLPEIGLRPMEATYLAWLDITKLREMGCENPHKLFEEHGVGLSPGADFRDADYVRLNFGCTRAMLEAALLRMEKAVATLRDRT, from the coding sequence ATGTTTGATTTTGACCAGGTGATCGACCGCACAAACACGGGCAGCCTCAAGTGGGGTAAGTATGCGGGGCAGGACGTGCTCCCGCTGTGGGTGGCGGACATGGACTTCGCCTCGCCTCCGCCGGTGCTGGAGGCCCTGCGTGCGCGGGTGGACCACGAGATTTTTGGCTACACGCTCGCCCCCACCTCGACGCAGGATGCCGTGCTGGCCTACTTGAAGCGCGTTCACGGCTACGAGGCCAAGCGCGAGTGGCTGGTTTGGCTGCCGGGGCTGGTCCCCGCCCTGAACGTCGTGGCGCGTGCCTTTGGTGAGACGGGGGACGCCAGTGTGCTGACCTGCACGCCCGTTTACCCGCCCTTTCTCTCGGCCCCCGGCTGGCAGGGTAAGGCGCTGATCACCAGTCCGCTCAAGCTCGAAGATGACCGCTGGACGATCGACTTTGACGACCTGGAGGCAAAGGTTACCCCAAATACCCGCATCTTTATCCTCTGCAATCCGCACAATCCAGTCGGGCGCGTCTACGCACGCGCCGAGCTGGAGCAGGTGGTCGCCTTCTGTGAGAAGCACGATCTGGTGCTGTGCTCGGACGAAATTCACTGCGACCTGCTCTTTGACGGCAACAAGCACACGGTCACGGCCACGCTTTCACCCGAGGCCGAGAAGCGTACGATCACGCTTATGGCCCCGAGCAAGACCTACAATCTGCCCGGCCTGTGCTGCTCCTTCGCCGTGATTGCCGATCCGCGTGTGCGCGTGCAGTTCCAGCAGGCAGCGCGCGGGATGATCACCGAAGTCAACTGCCTGGGCTACGCCGGTTGCGAGGCCGCCTACAACGAAGGCGAACCCTGGCGGCAGACGCTCATCGAGTACCTGACCACTAATCGCGATTTTCTCTATAGCTTTGTCAGCGAGCGCCTGCCAGAGATTGGCTTGCGGCCGATGGAGGCCACCTACCTGGCATGGCTCGATATCACCAAGTTGCGGGAAATGGGCTGCGAGAATCCGCACAAGCTCTTTGAGGAGCACGGGGTCGGGTTGTCGCCCGGTGCGGATTTCCGGGATGCCGACTACGTGCGGCTGAACTTCGGATGCACCCGCGCCATGCTGGAGGCTGCCCTCCTGCGTATGGAAAAGGCCGTGGCGACGCTGCGCGACAGGACTTAG
- a CDS encoding anthranilate synthase component I family protein, translated as MELVSLEQWSTAAGAYNRLPYVRRRAGARPPVSWEPYLAGTGAVLLESARAGRYTYFIPRPRKLDWPALQSFPTEPVLPALRAYLAERRAPCLPGLPPFCGGLVGGLSYEVAREIEKLPVRAADDLGLPPAVFYEADALLAFDHEADCMDVVVLMEYAPDGPALDVLYAQARERAEALLNDFYKLGELAEKMEPSATPRAVAAGQGELSLDRAAYVDAVRRVQAYISAGDSYQVNLSLRESRPLEVHPATVYEVLRRINPSPYMAYLPVGEWTLVCGSPELLVKSVGGHVEARPIAGTRPRGDCGESDAALRGELLAHPKERAEHLMLVDLIRNDLGRACRYGSVRVRDYMVGEGYSHVQHIVSHVVGELTAEHDIIDLVRSAFPGGTITGAPKVRTMEIIEELEPVRRGFYTGSIGWFSCAGDFELNIIIRTLLAGRGRAWVQAGAGIVADSVPEREFEESLNKARALWAALEAAQNKTGGAR; from the coding sequence ATGGAATTGGTAAGTCTGGAACAGTGGAGCACGGCCGCCGGAGCCTATAACCGGCTGCCCTACGTGCGGCGTCGCGCCGGGGCGCGCCCGCCTGTGAGCTGGGAGCCGTATCTGGCCGGGACCGGAGCTGTCCTGCTGGAGAGTGCGCGTGCTGGGCGCTACACGTATTTCATCCCTCGTCCAAGGAAGCTGGACTGGCCCGCGCTCCAGAGTTTCCCGACGGAGCCGGTCCTGCCCGCCCTGAGGGCTTATCTGGCTGAGCGCCGAGCACCTTGCCTGCCGGGACTTCCGCCTTTTTGTGGCGGGTTGGTCGGCGGGCTCTCCTACGAGGTCGCCCGTGAGATCGAAAAGCTCCCAGTGCGGGCGGCCGATGATCTGGGCCTGCCTCCGGCTGTCTTTTACGAGGCTGACGCGCTGCTGGCCTTTGACCATGAGGCCGACTGTATGGATGTGGTGGTGCTGATGGAGTATGCGCCCGATGGCCCTGCTCTGGATGTGTTATACGCCCAGGCCCGCGAACGCGCTGAGGCGCTTTTGAATGATTTTTATAAGCTCGGGGAGCTGGCCGAAAAAATGGAGCCCTCAGCTACGCCACGCGCTGTAGCCGCCGGGCAAGGCGAACTCTCGCTCGACCGTGCGGCCTATGTCGATGCTGTCCGTCGTGTCCAGGCGTACATCAGTGCGGGTGACAGCTATCAGGTAAATCTTTCTCTGCGCGAGAGCCGACCGCTGGAGGTCCACCCGGCCACCGTCTATGAAGTCCTGCGCCGGATTAACCCCTCGCCGTATATGGCCTACCTGCCGGTGGGGGAGTGGACGCTCGTGTGTGGCTCGCCGGAGCTGCTGGTGAAATCCGTGGGTGGCCACGTCGAGGCTCGTCCTATCGCGGGGACGCGCCCGCGCGGTGACTGTGGCGAGAGCGATGCCGCCCTGCGTGGCGAGCTGCTGGCTCACCCTAAGGAGCGCGCCGAGCATCTCATGCTGGTGGACCTGATCCGCAATGATCTGGGCCGGGCATGTCGCTATGGCAGCGTGCGCGTGCGCGACTACATGGTGGGCGAAGGCTACTCCCATGTGCAGCACATCGTTTCCCACGTGGTGGGGGAGTTAACGGCTGAGCACGATATTATTGATCTGGTGCGGTCGGCGTTCCCGGGAGGGACGATTACCGGTGCGCCAAAGGTGCGCACGATGGAGATCATTGAAGAATTGGAGCCGGTGCGCCGCGGGTTCTACACGGGCTCGATCGGCTGGTTTAGTTGCGCGGGAGACTTCGAGCTGAATATCATCATCCGCACCCTGCTGGCCGGGCGGGGGCGTGCCTGGGTGCAGGCTGGGGCAGGGATTGTCGCCGACTCCGTGCCGGAGCGGGAGTTTGAAGAGTCGCTGAACAAGGCGCGTGCCCTGTGGGCGGCTTTGGAGGCGGCGCAAAATAAAACGGGAGGCGCGAGATGA
- a CDS encoding SOS response-associated peptidase produces MIKKFGLREAPPFKPRYNIAPGQPVAAVREDRNLGGRECAVLTWGLVPFWAKDPGIAFQLINARSETAAGKPAFRGPMRHKRCLIPADGFYEWKDLGSGRKQPWYVSPADGGLLALAGLWDHWGSPDGSEIESCSILTTNANDWMQPLHHRMPVLIQEKDFARWLDTSLERASDVEDLLRPPPEDALVRHPVSETVNSARNDGPELLAEAELPPAPPQQGELF; encoded by the coding sequence ATGATCAAAAAGTTTGGTCTGCGCGAGGCCCCGCCCTTCAAGCCCCGCTACAACATCGCCCCGGGCCAGCCCGTAGCCGCCGTACGCGAGGACCGCAACCTCGGCGGGCGTGAATGCGCCGTGCTGACCTGGGGGCTTGTCCCCTTCTGGGCCAAGGACCCCGGCATCGCTTTTCAGCTCATCAATGCCCGCTCAGAAACCGCCGCCGGTAAGCCCGCCTTTCGCGGCCCCATGCGCCACAAGCGTTGCCTGATCCCGGCGGATGGCTTCTACGAGTGGAAGGACCTCGGCAGTGGCCGCAAGCAACCCTGGTATGTGAGCCCGGCCGACGGCGGCCTGCTCGCGCTGGCCGGACTCTGGGACCACTGGGGCAGCCCCGACGGCTCCGAGATCGAGTCCTGCTCGATCCTGACCACCAACGCTAACGACTGGATGCAGCCCCTGCACCACCGCATGCCCGTCCTCATCCAGGAGAAGGATTTCGCGCGCTGGCTCGATACCTCACTGGAGCGCGCCTCCGATGTGGAGGACCTGCTCAGGCCCCCACCCGAGGATGCCCTCGTCCGCCATCCTGTCTCCGAGACGGTCAACAGCGCCCGTAACGACGGCCCCGAGCTGCTTGCCGAGGCCGAGCTGCCCCCGGCCCCACCGCAGCAGGGTGAGCTATTCTGA
- a CDS encoding MFS transporter, producing the protein MSLKSTFRSLKHTNYRMWAGGAIVSNVGTWMQRTAQDWIVLTQLTDKNATAIGIVIGLQFGPQVLLLPVTGFAADHLDRRKLLIATQAAMGLLALGLGILTVGGWVQLWHVYLFALLLGCVTAFDAPARQTFVADLVGENDLSNAVALNSTSFNLGRTIGPAIAGVLIAAVGCGWVFLINGVSYIAVIASLYLLKRDQLTPVDRAMRNRGRLTDGFRYVWKRPGLRTLLLMLFLIGTFGLKFPIYISTMTVTVFHADADHYGLLTSLAAVGSVAGALLSASTARPRLGAILIAAGVFGLAFVLAALMPGFWMFGLMLVLIGLSAQMFTTTTNSAVQLSTDPAMRGRVIAILMAIFLGGSPIGGPIVGWVADRYGARWALLVGAASALAAVLVGLRYMVRYRGLRIEMQGVLPRLRYDEAPAPAGPTSPPSPNTHSPTQND; encoded by the coding sequence ATGAGTTTAAAGAGCACCTTTCGCTCCCTCAAGCACACCAACTACCGGATGTGGGCAGGCGGAGCCATCGTCTCCAATGTCGGCACCTGGATGCAGCGCACGGCGCAGGACTGGATCGTCCTGACCCAGCTCACGGACAAAAACGCCACCGCCATCGGGATCGTCATCGGGCTGCAGTTTGGACCGCAGGTCCTGCTGCTCCCGGTCACAGGCTTTGCCGCGGATCACCTTGACCGTCGCAAGCTCCTGATCGCCACACAGGCCGCCATGGGGCTGCTCGCACTCGGTCTGGGTATTCTGACAGTGGGCGGATGGGTGCAGCTCTGGCACGTCTACCTCTTTGCCCTCTTGCTCGGCTGCGTCACGGCGTTCGACGCGCCCGCGCGGCAGACCTTCGTCGCGGACCTGGTCGGGGAAAACGACCTCTCCAACGCCGTCGCCCTCAACTCAACCTCCTTTAACCTCGGGCGCACCATCGGGCCTGCCATCGCCGGGGTGCTGATCGCGGCGGTTGGCTGCGGCTGGGTTTTCCTCATCAACGGGGTTTCCTACATCGCCGTCATCGCCTCGCTGTACCTGCTCAAGCGAGACCAACTCACCCCGGTGGACCGTGCCATGCGCAACCGTGGGCGGCTCACCGATGGCTTCCGCTACGTGTGGAAAAGGCCCGGCCTGCGCACGCTGCTGCTGATGCTTTTCCTCATCGGCACCTTTGGATTAAAGTTCCCCATCTACATCTCCACCATGACGGTGACGGTCTTTCATGCCGACGCCGACCACTACGGGCTGCTGACTTCTCTCGCGGCCGTCGGCTCGGTGGCCGGAGCGCTGCTGTCGGCCAGTACCGCACGGCCCCGCCTCGGCGCCATCCTCATCGCGGCAGGAGTTTTCGGGCTGGCCTTTGTGCTGGCCGCCCTGATGCCGGGCTTCTGGATGTTCGGGCTCATGCTCGTGCTCATCGGCCTGAGCGCCCAGATGTTTACCACGACGACCAACAGCGCCGTCCAGCTCTCCACCGACCCGGCCATGCGCGGGCGGGTCATCGCGATCCTGATGGCGATCTTTCTGGGAGGTTCGCCCATCGGCGGTCCCATCGTGGGTTGGGTGGCGGACCGCTACGGAGCACGCTGGGCGCTTCTGGTCGGGGCCGCCTCGGCGCTGGCCGCCGTGCTGGTCGGTCTACGCTACATGGTCCGCTACCGGGGCCTGCGCATCGAGATGCAGGGAGTGCTCCCGCGTCTACGCTACGATGAAGCCCCCGCGCCAGCTGGTCCTACCTCACCCCCTTCGCCAAACACCCATTCCCCGACCCAAAACGACTGA
- a CDS encoding aminotransferase class IV, with the protein MEPSAVRIAPDDHGLLYGAGGFETFRTFGGKCFLLDKHRERLMRTLAPLCIEKINTLMFAEPGGIESAVKELLAAEGFDDAVFRYTVSAGSGGFGLPRAAYGEPWDMLSVRRLPAPPPEGGVPLRVLETRRDSGEQPVRGKSLAYLNSLLGWRELQGSGMEPGGQGLMLNARGEVCEAVTSNIFWVKDGVLFTPSVETGLLPGVHRAHLLELAPPVGIEVRESCWPLQTLCEADAIGLINAATGPVAVSNLSDESGQVLWRRNAIEPDAFSRMVNAYRASLPT; encoded by the coding sequence ATGGAGCCTTCAGCGGTGCGCATCGCGCCGGACGATCACGGCCTGCTCTACGGCGCAGGCGGATTTGAAACCTTTCGCACCTTTGGGGGGAAGTGCTTTTTGTTGGATAAACATCGGGAACGCCTGATGCGTACGCTTGCTCCTTTGTGTATCGAAAAAATCAATACGTTGATGTTTGCGGAGCCGGGAGGGATTGAGTCTGCGGTGAAGGAATTGCTCGCCGCCGAGGGGTTCGATGATGCGGTGTTCCGCTACACAGTCTCGGCGGGATCGGGAGGCTTTGGGCTGCCGCGCGCGGCTTATGGTGAGCCCTGGGATATGCTTAGTGTGCGCAGGCTTCCGGCTCCACCTCCCGAGGGTGGAGTGCCGCTGCGGGTTTTGGAGACGCGGCGTGATAGCGGCGAGCAGCCGGTGCGCGGGAAAAGCCTGGCCTATCTGAACAGCCTGCTGGGGTGGCGTGAGCTTCAGGGCAGCGGTATGGAGCCCGGTGGGCAGGGCCTGATGCTCAACGCGCGCGGGGAAGTCTGCGAAGCGGTGACCAGTAATATTTTCTGGGTGAAAGACGGCGTGCTCTTTACTCCCTCTGTGGAGACGGGTTTGCTGCCGGGCGTCCACCGTGCGCATCTCTTGGAGCTGGCTCCTCCGGTAGGCATCGAGGTGCGCGAGAGCTGCTGGCCACTGCAAACGCTGTGCGAGGCGGATGCGATTGGCCTGATAAACGCTGCAACCGGACCTGTCGCAGTATCAAACCTGAGCGATGAGAGCGGCCAAGTCCTGTGGCGTCGTAATGCCATTGAACCGGACGCTTTTTCACGCATGGTAAACGCTTACCGCGCATCTCTGCCGACATGA